The following coding sequences lie in one Cyanobacterium sp. Dongsha4 genomic window:
- the menC gene encoding o-succinylbenzoate synthase translates to MKIEEIQIYQLSIPFIRPFQFSNGELYSHDCLIVAVKSEGIIGWGECPVFPIPCYTYETIATASHILKDFLIPQLLGKSIDSPVALSKVFSRVRGHNMAKSCLDDAIWDLLAKANSMSLSQFLGGEKKRIQVGVSVSMQDNLSYLLQRIDDYLQQGYQRIKLKIAPNYAIEPLKTIREKYSYLTLMADANSSFSLNDIDSLKVLDEFNLLMIEQPLAYDDLLDHAYLQTLIKTPICLDESINSLHDTRVAIALQAGKIINLKPSRVGGISHALQIHDLCQKAEIQLWCGGMLESGIGRATNLHLASLSNFTLPADISATNRYFHEDIIHQVFSLNSSDSTIDVPQGFGIGVDINQKSFSKFVQACDTYG, encoded by the coding sequence ATGAAGATAGAAGAAATACAAATTTATCAATTATCAATTCCCTTTATTCGTCCTTTTCAATTTAGTAATGGTGAATTGTATAGTCATGATTGCTTAATTGTTGCGGTTAAAAGTGAGGGAATAATTGGTTGGGGGGAATGTCCTGTATTTCCTATTCCTTGTTACACTTATGAAACAATTGCTACAGCGTCTCATATTCTCAAAGATTTTCTTATTCCTCAACTCCTCGGCAAAAGTATTGATTCTCCTGTGGCACTGAGTAAAGTATTTTCTCGTGTTCGTGGTCATAATATGGCTAAGTCTTGTTTAGATGATGCTATTTGGGATTTATTAGCGAAAGCCAATTCTATGTCATTATCTCAATTCTTGGGGGGAGAGAAGAAACGGATTCAGGTGGGGGTTAGTGTTTCAATGCAAGATAATTTGAGTTACTTATTACAACGCATAGACGATTATCTCCAACAAGGTTATCAAAGAATTAAGTTAAAAATAGCCCCTAATTATGCCATCGAACCTTTAAAAACTATTCGGGAAAAATATTCTTATTTGACGTTAATGGCGGATGCTAATTCGTCTTTTTCTCTTAATGATATAGACTCACTAAAAGTCTTAGATGAGTTCAATTTGTTGATGATTGAACAACCTTTAGCTTACGATGATTTATTAGATCATGCTTATTTACAAACTTTAATTAAAACTCCTATCTGTCTTGATGAAAGTATTAATAGCTTACATGATACACGAGTTGCGATCGCACTTCAAGCTGGGAAAATAATTAACCTTAAACCCTCAAGAGTAGGAGGTATTAGTCATGCTTTACAAATTCATGATCTATGCCAGAAAGCAGAAATTCAATTATGGTGTGGAGGTATGCTAGAATCAGGCATTGGTAGGGCAACAAACTTACATTTAGCCAGTCTTAGTAATTTTACTCTTCCTGCGGATATTTCAGCCACTAACCGCTATTTTCATGAAGATATAATTCATCAGGTTTTTTCTCTTAACAGTTCTGATTCTACTATTGATGTACCCCAAGGATTTGGTATCGGGGTTGACATCAATCAAAAAAGTTTTAGTAAATTTGTACAGGCTTGTGATACTTATGGTTAA
- a CDS encoding DNA recombination-mediator protein A, producing MSQSLEIPKLDTLAQELAAIQQTGSKKIALLGSRHVPITHQHLIEMMSYALVLEGNRIITSGAAGTNSAAIKGAMRADPNLLTVILPQSLARQPRESQEQLKQVIHLVENPDYDNLSLGEASAICNRDIISRCQQLICFAFHDSHTLIQTCKEADEQRKVVTRFYFD from the coding sequence TTGAGTCAATCACTAGAAATTCCAAAACTTGATACTCTGGCACAAGAATTAGCGGCTATCCAGCAAACTGGCTCAAAAAAAATAGCCCTTTTAGGTTCTCGTCATGTGCCAATTACTCATCAACATTTAATCGAAATGATGAGTTATGCCCTCGTGTTAGAAGGAAACAGAATCATTACCTCTGGGGCGGCAGGTACTAATTCCGCAGCTATAAAAGGGGCAATGCGCGCTGATCCGAATCTGCTCACTGTTATTCTACCCCAAAGTCTAGCTCGTCAACCTAGAGAATCTCAGGAACAGTTAAAACAAGTAATTCATCTTGTAGAAAATCCTGACTATGATAATCTTTCTTTAGGGGAAGCCAGTGCTATTTGCAATCGAGATATTATCTCTCGTTGTCAACAATTAATATGCTTTGCTTTTCATGATAGTCACACTCTCATTCAAACTTGTAAAGAAGCAGATGAACAACGAAAAGTTGTGACTCGATTTTATTTTGACTAA
- a CDS encoding GGDEF domain-containing response regulator — protein MNYDILIVDDIVNNIQLLKKIFATQGYHIRQAINGSHALEEIAKKKPDLILLDINMPGINGYQVCEIIKSNSITKEIPIIFLSGCDRSDDKIRAFNLGGSDYITKPFYPEEVLIRTKNQLTIQEQKKQLINQNLSLQKEIEKRKKAETSLRQANKKLEELAIIDDLTKVSNRRHFNQYLSQQWQQMKREQKPLSLIICDIDHFKLYNDTYGHQKGDECLRCVAQVLSLSTKRKTDLLARYGGEEFAIILPYSSWQGALHLGKSVCNQVLGAKIPHETSNTSEYVTLSVGASCTIPDQKNNPDDLLKNADKALYQSKTKGRNQVNVLLG, from the coding sequence ATGAATTATGATATTTTGATAGTTGATGATATTGTCAATAATATTCAGTTATTAAAAAAAATTTTTGCCACTCAAGGTTATCATATTCGTCAAGCTATTAATGGCTCTCATGCCCTAGAAGAAATCGCCAAAAAAAAACCAGATTTGATTCTTTTAGATATAAATATGCCGGGGATTAATGGTTATCAAGTTTGTGAAATTATCAAGTCTAATTCTATAACCAAAGAAATTCCAATTATTTTTCTTAGTGGGTGCGATCGTTCAGATGACAAGATTAGAGCTTTTAACTTAGGTGGGTCAGACTACATTACAAAACCATTTTACCCCGAAGAAGTTTTAATTAGAACCAAAAATCAGTTGACAATTCAAGAACAAAAAAAACAACTAATTAATCAAAATCTTTCCCTTCAAAAAGAAATAGAAAAAAGGAAAAAAGCAGAGACATCCCTACGCCAAGCCAATAAAAAATTAGAAGAATTAGCAATCATTGATGATCTAACAAAAGTTTCTAATCGTCGTCATTTCAATCAATATTTATCTCAACAATGGCAACAAATGAAAAGAGAACAAAAACCCCTTTCTCTCATAATTTGTGATATAGATCACTTTAAACTCTATAACGATACCTATGGTCATCAAAAAGGAGATGAATGTTTGCGTTGTGTTGCTCAAGTATTATCACTTAGTACAAAAAGAAAAACAGACTTACTAGCCCGTTATGGCGGAGAAGAATTTGCCATTATTCTACCCTACTCTTCTTGGCAAGGGGCATTACATTTAGGAAAATCCGTTTGTAATCAAGTTTTAGGAGCAAAAATTCCTCACGAAACCTCGAATACATCTGAATATGTAACCCTAAGTGTCGGGGCAAGTTGTACCATTCCCGATCAAAAAAATAACCCTGATGATTTATTAAAAAATGCAGACAAAGCCTTATATCAGTCAAAAACAAAGGGACGAAACCAAGTTAATGTTCTTTTAGGATAA
- a CDS encoding response regulator codes for METPNQENHSSIPIKGFVASKQSYLFNVLKKHQFSGELQLVHPGKEQWRFYLYMGRLICATGGNHSVRRWRRNLAAFLPEVASDQVFLEQEIKSISSEKVKFCWEYELVRHWLLEGKVSRDGVIKMVNNILIEIFFDLNQTIEISFFLNSKVHIPLEEQIFLLDASQVIVPAWQQWQQWVNLRLGDRSPNKAPIIRSAKQLQAKTSPKTYEIFQKLFNGRNTLRDLAVQFKRDLPQFSSSLLPYIQQGYIDLVSVADLPAPISPVTEVQEAETRTPLIACIDDSPLICETMNIILKKAGYRFLGITEPLKAIAKILASKPDMIFLDLVMPDTNGYEICASLRKLSFFRNTPIIVLTSNDGMIERVRSKIIGASDFMAKPINPEEVLVIVNKHLSLLEN; via the coding sequence ATGGAAACGCCAAACCAAGAAAATCATAGTAGTATTCCCATTAAAGGTTTTGTGGCATCAAAACAAAGTTATCTGTTTAATGTTCTAAAAAAACATCAGTTTAGTGGTGAATTACAGTTGGTACATCCGGGAAAAGAACAATGGCGATTTTATCTTTATATGGGTAGATTAATTTGTGCTACAGGAGGAAATCACTCCGTCAGGCGTTGGCGTCGTAATTTAGCGGCTTTTCTTCCAGAAGTGGCTTCAGATCAAGTCTTTTTAGAGCAGGAAATTAAGTCTATATCTTCGGAAAAAGTTAAGTTTTGTTGGGAATATGAGTTGGTGCGCCATTGGCTTTTAGAGGGCAAAGTTAGTCGGGATGGCGTTATTAAAATGGTGAATAATATCCTGATCGAGATTTTTTTTGATCTCAATCAAACCATTGAAATAAGTTTTTTCCTTAATAGTAAGGTACATATTCCCCTTGAGGAGCAAATTTTTCTCCTTGATGCTAGTCAAGTTATCGTACCCGCATGGCAACAATGGCAACAATGGGTTAACCTCAGATTGGGCGATCGCAGTCCCAATAAAGCTCCTATAATACGTTCTGCAAAACAATTACAGGCAAAAACATCACCAAAAACCTATGAGATTTTTCAAAAACTATTTAATGGCAGGAACACTCTAAGGGATTTAGCGGTACAATTTAAACGAGATTTACCTCAGTTTAGTAGTTCTTTACTACCTTATATCCAACAAGGCTATATTGATTTAGTCTCTGTGGCTGATTTACCAGCACCAATTTCCCCAGTTACAGAAGTCCAAGAAGCGGAAACAAGAACACCATTAATTGCTTGTATCGATGATAGTCCTTTAATTTGCGAAACCATGAATATTATTCTCAAAAAAGCAGGATATAGATTTTTGGGTATTACAGAACCCTTAAAGGCGATCGCCAAAATTTTAGCCTCAAAACCAGATATGATCTTCTTAGACTTAGTAATGCCTGATACGAATGGTTATGAAATTTGTGCCAGTTTACGGAAATTATCTTTCTTTCGTAATACTCCCATTATAGTTTTAACCTCTAATGACGGCATGATTGAAAGGGTGAGAAGTAAAATAATTGGTGCTTCCGATTTCATGGCTAAACCAATTAATCCAGAAGAAGTATTAGTCATCGTCAATAAACATTTATCTCTCCTCGAAAATTAA
- a CDS encoding homocysteine biosynthesis protein, translating into MRTINEINEKILQKKAKVCTIEELKAKVKKIGIKKTYEKVDVICTGTFEPMESSGAILNLGHTDPPMKIRHCWLDGVPAYAGFGAVDLYLGATALPDVNDAENTVIPEKGGAHVIESLIAGNSVSVKAIGQVTDCYPRASFDATININSINQFYLYNPRNLYQNFIVGVNGGDRILYTYLGPLLPRLGNAVYSNIGALSPLLNDPYLEAIGIGTKIFLGGAEGMITWEGTQHFPLQKRSPNGTPIGPASTLALVGDAKKMDRKWVRGCYFKNYGASLMLGVGIPFPVLNEKIIENCAVEDKDIYAPVMDFSIPRRVRPSFGLVNYAQLKQGKIKIEGQIVKVASVASLYLSRQVAETLKQWILDGKFTLAEAVSPLPSSTSFISQDGVS; encoded by the coding sequence ATGCGTACTATTAACGAAATTAACGAAAAAATACTACAGAAAAAAGCAAAGGTTTGCACCATCGAAGAATTAAAGGCGAAAGTCAAGAAAATAGGTATAAAGAAAACTTATGAAAAAGTCGATGTTATCTGTACTGGTACTTTTGAACCGATGGAATCTTCGGGGGCAATTTTAAATCTTGGTCATACAGATCCCCCTATGAAAATACGTCATTGTTGGTTAGATGGTGTTCCTGCCTATGCTGGTTTTGGGGCAGTGGATCTTTATTTAGGGGCAACGGCTTTGCCTGATGTGAATGATGCGGAAAATACCGTTATTCCTGAAAAGGGAGGGGCTCATGTGATTGAAAGCCTCATTGCTGGAAATTCTGTTTCTGTTAAAGCCATCGGACAGGTTACTGATTGTTATCCCCGTGCTTCTTTTGATGCAACCATTAATATTAACTCCATAAATCAGTTTTATTTATATAATCCTCGCAATTTGTATCAAAATTTTATTGTGGGGGTGAATGGAGGCGATCGCATCTTATATACTTATTTAGGACCTTTGTTGCCTCGTTTAGGTAATGCGGTTTATTCTAATATCGGGGCTTTGTCACCACTTTTAAATGATCCCTACTTAGAAGCGATCGGTATTGGTACAAAAATATTTTTAGGGGGTGCAGAAGGTATGATAACGTGGGAAGGGACTCAACATTTTCCCTTACAGAAAAGAAGCCCTAATGGCACTCCTATCGGGCCTGCTTCCACTTTGGCATTAGTGGGAGATGCAAAAAAAATGGATCGCAAATGGGTAAGAGGTTGCTACTTTAAAAACTATGGAGCATCCTTAATGTTAGGAGTTGGAATCCCTTTTCCTGTGTTGAATGAAAAAATCATTGAAAATTGTGCAGTAGAAGATAAAGATATTTATGCTCCCGTGATGGACTTTTCTATTCCTCGCCGAGTTCGTCCTAGCTTTGGTTTAGTCAATTATGCCCAACTTAAACAGGGTAAAATCAAAATTGAAGGACAAATAGTTAAAGTAGCTTCAGTTGCTAGTCTTTATCTTTCTCGTCAGGTAGCAGAAACCTTAAAGCAGTGGATTTTAGATGGTAAATTTACTTTGGCTGAAGCAGTTTCCCCCTTACCCTCATCGACAAGTTTTATTTCTCAGGATGGCGTTTCCTGA
- a CDS encoding Fe(3+) ABC transporter substrate-binding protein — protein sequence MSKITRRVFLGTSATIGAIALGELTGIKSSSAQAKQINLYSSRHYNTDKRLYTDFEKQTGIKVNLVEGKAEQLLERIRSEGRNSKADIFLTADAGNLWQAQQAGVFSPVSSSVLTQKIPSYFRDPNNNWFGFSKRIRVIMYNKSKVNPSQLSTYEDLANSKWRKKIAIRSSSNIYNQSLVAWLIAINGQQKTEEWCRGIVANMARPPQGGDRDQIEAVAAGIADLAVANTYYLAAYGASNDPQKKAIFNKVGVFFPNQKGRGAHANISGGGVLKNAPNRAGAVRFLEYLVSPSAQRFFAQGNNEYPVVEGIALDPVLASFGSFKSDVTSVAKYGPNLANAVKIMDRAGWK from the coding sequence ATGAGTAAAATTACCAGAAGAGTTTTTTTAGGCACAAGTGCCACTATTGGAGCGATAGCACTAGGTGAATTAACTGGAATTAAAAGTTCCTCTGCTCAAGCAAAACAAATTAACCTTTATTCTTCTCGTCACTACAACACAGACAAAAGACTCTACACTGATTTTGAAAAACAAACAGGTATTAAAGTTAACTTAGTAGAGGGAAAAGCAGAACAACTCTTAGAAAGAATTAGAAGTGAGGGCAGAAACTCCAAAGCCGATATATTCTTGACTGCTGATGCGGGTAATTTATGGCAGGCACAACAAGCAGGGGTTTTTAGTCCTGTATCTTCTTCGGTTTTAACTCAAAAAATACCTTCTTATTTTCGAGATCCTAATAATAATTGGTTTGGTTTTAGTAAGCGTATTAGGGTAATTATGTACAACAAGAGCAAAGTTAATCCTAGTCAGTTATCTACTTATGAGGATTTAGCTAATTCTAAATGGCGTAAAAAAATTGCTATTCGCTCCTCTAGTAATATTTATAATCAATCTTTAGTTGCTTGGTTAATTGCTATTAATGGGCAACAAAAAACGGAAGAGTGGTGTCGAGGAATTGTAGCTAATATGGCTCGTCCCCCCCAAGGAGGCGATCGCGATCAGATTGAAGCAGTGGCGGCAGGAATTGCAGATTTAGCAGTAGCCAATACTTACTATTTAGCGGCTTATGGAGCATCCAACGATCCCCAGAAAAAAGCTATTTTCAATAAAGTAGGGGTTTTCTTCCCAAATCAAAAAGGTAGAGGTGCCCATGCCAATATCAGTGGTGGTGGGGTACTTAAAAACGCCCCTAACAGAGCTGGTGCTGTAAGATTCTTAGAATATTTAGTTAGTCCTAGCGCCCAAAGATTTTTCGCTCAAGGAAATAATGAATATCCTGTTGTTGAAGGCATTGCGTTAGATCCTGTATTGGCTAGTTTTGGCAGTTTCAAGTCTGATGTTACCAGTGTGGCTAAATATGGTCCTAATTTGGCTAATGCGGTGAAAATTATGGATCGTGCAGGATGGAAATAG
- a CDS encoding GDSL-type esterase/lipase family protein: protein MQTLDNLTLNNEALSSQPLRIIAIGDSLVYGYGDKEGGGWVERLRRHWMNSPQDHVLYNLGIRGDRTSQVKKRLSLEFSYRGEIRNKYPDLIIISVGVNDTPRLGHNQGRNQTSYEQFSEQINSLLDQAQELAPVMFVGMIPVDEDKMPFLDCFYFNLRDQYHYKEITKQACQLRNIPYLDTFDLWMSRGENWRKSQMLPDGLHPNVKGYETLYQEIQQWQPIFS, encoded by the coding sequence ATGCAAACACTGGATAACTTGACTCTGAATAATGAGGCACTGTCTTCACAACCATTGCGCATTATTGCTATTGGAGATAGTTTGGTATATGGTTATGGGGATAAAGAAGGGGGAGGTTGGGTAGAAAGATTGCGTCGTCACTGGATGAATAGTCCTCAAGATCATGTATTATATAACTTGGGTATAAGAGGCGATCGCACTTCTCAAGTGAAAAAAAGATTAAGCCTAGAATTTAGCTACCGAGGAGAAATCAGAAATAAATATCCCGATCTAATAATTATATCTGTCGGAGTGAACGATACTCCCCGTTTAGGACACAATCAAGGACGAAACCAAACCAGTTATGAGCAGTTTAGTGAACAGATAAATAGCTTGTTAGATCAAGCCCAAGAATTAGCCCCTGTCATGTTTGTCGGCATGATTCCCGTAGATGAGGACAAAATGCCCTTTCTCGACTGTTTTTACTTCAATCTTAGAGACCAATATCACTATAAAGAAATAACGAAACAAGCCTGTCAACTAAGAAATATACCCTACCTTGATACCTTCGATTTATGGATGAGTCGAGGAGAAAACTGGCGTAAATCTCAAATGTTACCCGATGGTTTACATCCAAATGTTAAGGGCTATGAAACTCTTTACCAAGAAATACAACAATGGCAACCAATTTTTTCCTGA
- a CDS encoding SpoIIE family protein phosphatase: protein MCQILIVLGVVSYLSYRSSQKALQEITHNLQQEIILRIESNINGYLEEGNHLNQVNNNNIIFNPSLINDLQELGRFFVYQYRWNNTANIIGFARQDGSYVEVSRQPSGDFHLTILEQKEERSNQLSTYLINARGDILKTINVEENSNFDPRESSWYQETVNNNPSGWQNIYQTKLSNQLVIASSRVIYNSDQEFVGVLTNNIRLGELSLFLNQLEVGKTGAAFILDRKGRLIADSIKFSQGTLEEEERFLFTPATTNNNPYIRNIAEYLKRKNLFSKSLENSLVVDIAINQEKTLIDVIPFSNKEGIDWLIVLVIPESDFTGFIRANTRVSLSLSILAIIIATISGLITSKVIIQPIINLKNASQKISQGKFNQKIPSQGIQELDSLAQYFNHMSEMLESIFNNLNKSLQDVSNLKYAIDQSAIVTITDPEGIIIYSNDKLVEISGYSYEELIGAKTTKLKSGCHSQEFYHQLWATISQGKVWRGEIKNKTKNNRFYWVDTTIVPLTDEKGNILQYLSIQTEITERKKLEKNLEQIVQIRTHELAQANEEITLLNQRLCSENLQLTGKLKLLHQMQQLILPKKEELEKIHCLDIAGYSEPTDELGGDYYDILADDNSITIGIGDVTGHGLESGILMVMTQAAICTLKHLGDTNPIDFLDILNRAIFFNVRRMKSEKNLSLAIINYCQGEVCITGQHEEIIIVRNHGEIELIDTIDLGLPIGIDEDIKEFINYHKITLDKGDGIVLYTDGITEARDVNKNQYGIERLCQVVSENWSLNCEQIRDIIIDDVKRFIGLQKIEDDLTLLLLKQR from the coding sequence GTGTGTCAAATACTGATCGTTTTAGGAGTAGTTAGCTATTTATCTTATCGTAGTTCTCAAAAAGCCCTGCAAGAAATAACCCATAATCTGCAACAAGAAATCATATTACGTATTGAGAGTAATATAAATGGGTATTTAGAAGAAGGAAATCACCTCAATCAAGTAAATAATAATAATATTATTTTTAATCCTTCATTAATTAATGATTTACAAGAATTAGGACGGTTTTTTGTTTATCAATATCGTTGGAATAACACCGCTAATATTATCGGATTTGCTCGTCAAGATGGCAGTTATGTAGAAGTTTCTCGGCAACCATCAGGAGACTTTCACCTAACTATTTTAGAACAAAAAGAGGAGCGATCGAATCAATTATCTACATATTTGATTAATGCTAGAGGAGATATTTTAAAAACTATCAATGTCGAAGAGAATAGTAATTTTGACCCTCGTGAAAGTTCATGGTATCAAGAAACAGTTAATAATAATCCAAGTGGTTGGCAGAATATTTATCAAACCAAATTAAGCAATCAATTAGTTATTGCCAGTAGTCGGGTTATATATAATTCAGACCAAGAATTTGTCGGTGTTTTAACCAATAATATTCGTTTGGGAGAGCTAAGTTTATTTTTAAATCAATTAGAAGTAGGTAAAACAGGGGCGGCTTTTATTCTTGATAGAAAAGGAAGACTAATTGCAGACTCTATTAAATTTTCTCAAGGCACATTAGAAGAAGAAGAAAGATTTTTATTTACCCCTGCCACTACTAATAATAATCCTTATATTCGCAATATAGCAGAATATTTAAAGAGAAAAAATTTATTCTCTAAATCATTAGAAAATAGTTTAGTTGTAGATATAGCGATTAATCAAGAAAAAACATTAATAGATGTCATTCCGTTTAGTAATAAAGAAGGTATTGATTGGCTTATTGTTTTAGTTATTCCTGAATCAGATTTCACAGGATTTATTAGAGCAAATACCCGTGTTAGTTTAAGTTTATCTATCTTAGCTATCATCATTGCAACCATAAGCGGTTTAATCACTTCCAAAGTAATTATTCAACCAATTATTAACCTAAAAAATGCTTCTCAAAAAATATCCCAAGGCAAATTTAATCAAAAAATTCCCTCTCAAGGAATACAAGAATTAGACTCTTTAGCACAATATTTTAACCATATGAGTGAGATGTTAGAGTCTATTTTCAATAACCTCAATAAATCTCTACAAGATGTTTCTAATCTAAAGTACGCCATAGATCAATCTGCTATTGTTACTATAACAGACCCAGAAGGAATTATTATTTATAGTAATGATAAATTAGTTGAAATATCGGGTTATTCTTACGAAGAATTAATAGGAGCAAAAACTACTAAATTAAAATCAGGTTGTCATAGTCAAGAGTTTTATCATCAATTATGGGCAACTATTTCTCAAGGAAAAGTTTGGAGAGGAGAAATAAAAAATAAAACTAAAAATAATCGTTTTTACTGGGTAGATACAACTATAGTTCCGTTGACTGATGAAAAGGGAAACATCCTACAATACTTGTCTATTCAAACTGAAATTACAGAAAGGAAAAAATTAGAAAAAAACTTAGAGCAAATAGTACAAATTAGAACTCACGAACTTGCCCAAGCTAATGAAGAAATTACCTTATTAAATCAACGATTATGCTCAGAAAATTTGCAACTAACAGGCAAACTAAAATTACTCCATCAAATGCAACAATTAATTCTACCAAAAAAAGAAGAATTAGAAAAAATACATTGCTTAGATATTGCTGGTTATAGTGAACCCACTGACGAATTAGGAGGAGATTATTACGATATTTTAGCAGATGATAATAGTATAACTATTGGCATAGGGGATGTAACTGGTCATGGTTTAGAAAGTGGCATTTTAATGGTAATGACTCAGGCGGCAATATGCACTTTAAAACATTTAGGAGATACTAACCCTATTGACTTTTTAGACATATTAAATAGAGCGATTTTTTTTAATGTTCGCAGGATGAAATCAGAAAAAAATTTATCATTAGCTATTATTAATTATTGTCAGGGAGAAGTTTGTATCACTGGACAACATGAGGAAATAATTATTGTGAGAAATCATGGAGAAATAGAGTTAATAGATACGATTGATTTAGGTTTACCTATCGGTATTGATGAGGATATAAAAGAGTTTATAAATTATCACAAAATTACTTTAGATAAGGGAGATGGTATAGTGCTTTATACTGATGGTATCACTGAAGCAAGGGATGTTAATAAAAATCAATATGGTATTGAGCGTCTATGTCAGGTTGTGAGTGAAAATTGGAGTTTAAATTGTGAGCAAATAAGAGATATTATTATTGATGATGTAAAAAGGTTTATTGGTTTGCAAAAAATCGAAGATGACCTTACTCTATTACTATTAAAACAACGGTAA
- a CDS encoding LL-diaminopimelate aminotransferase produces the protein MARINDNYLKLKAGYLFPEIARRVNAFAQANPDAKIIKLGIGDVTEPLPQACRSAMVKAVEDMGDRANFKGYGPEQGYLWLREAIATNDFQARGCDISPDEIFISDGSKCDTGNILDIFGKDNKIAVTDPVYPVYVDTNVMAGHTGEANERGEYQGLVYLPISAENDFTAELPNEAVDLIYLCFPNNPTGATATKEYLQKWVDYAKANDSIILFDAAYEAFITDPTLPHSIYEIEGAKECAIEFRSFSKNAGFTGTRCALTVVPKTLKGKANDGSEVELWKLWNRRQSTKFNGVSYIVQRGAEAVYSPEGKAQIKELVNFYLENAKIIREELTKAGLTVYGGVNAPYVWVKTPDGLSSWDFFDKLLHNDNVVGTPGSGFGAAGEGYFRLSAFNSRENVIEAMRRINSK, from the coding sequence ATGGCACGAATTAACGATAATTATTTAAAGTTAAAAGCTGGTTATCTTTTTCCTGAAATTGCTAGACGGGTTAACGCTTTTGCACAGGCAAATCCCGACGCTAAAATTATTAAACTGGGCATTGGTGACGTTACTGAACCTTTACCCCAAGCCTGTCGTAGTGCGATGGTGAAAGCGGTGGAAGATATGGGCGATCGCGCTAATTTCAAAGGTTATGGACCTGAACAAGGATACCTATGGTTAAGAGAGGCGATCGCAACTAATGATTTTCAAGCTAGAGGGTGTGATATATCCCCCGATGAAATCTTTATCTCTGACGGTTCTAAGTGCGATACAGGCAACATCTTAGACATTTTTGGCAAAGATAACAAAATTGCCGTTACAGACCCCGTATATCCCGTTTACGTTGATACAAATGTCATGGCAGGTCATACAGGAGAAGCCAACGAGAGAGGAGAATATCAAGGCTTAGTTTACCTCCCCATTAGTGCTGAAAATGATTTTACCGCCGAATTACCCAACGAGGCAGTAGATTTAATCTATCTTTGTTTCCCTAACAATCCCACTGGTGCAACAGCTACCAAAGAGTATTTACAAAAATGGGTGGACTATGCCAAGGCAAACGATTCTATTATTTTATTCGATGCCGCTTATGAAGCCTTTATTACCGATCCTACTTTACCTCATTCTATTTATGAAATCGAAGGGGCAAAAGAATGTGCGATCGAATTTCGCTCTTTTTCCAAAAATGCAGGATTTACAGGAACTCGTTGCGCTTTAACCGTCGTACCCAAAACCCTTAAAGGAAAAGCGAATGATGGCAGTGAAGTAGAGTTATGGAAACTCTGGAATCGTCGCCAATCCACAAAATTTAACGGTGTATCTTATATCGTACAAAGAGGAGCAGAAGCAGTATATTCTCCCGAAGGAAAAGCACAAATTAAAGAATTAGTCAACTTTTACCTCGAAAATGCTAAAATTATCCGAGAAGAACTCACTAAAGCTGGTTTAACCGTTTATGGTGGTGTTAATGCACCTTATGTATGGGTAAAAACCCCCGATGGTTTATCTAGTTGGGACTTTTTCGACAAACTCTTACATAATGATAATGTAGTTGGCACTCCGGGATCTGGTTTTGGCGCCGCAGGGGAGGGTTATTTCCGTCTTAGTGCTTTCAACAGTCGTGAAAACGTCATCGAAGCCATGAGAAGAATTAACAGTAAATAA